The following proteins are co-located in the Melanotaenia boesemani isolate fMelBoe1 chromosome 5, fMelBoe1.pri, whole genome shotgun sequence genome:
- the LOC121639299 gene encoding E3 SUMO-protein ligase ZBED1-like, whose translation MDLRPYSVVENAGFRHMLKVIEPRCEVPTRPHFSQKIIPSLYEKTKSAIVQELSKACAVALTTDGWTSRANESYLTVTAHHINSEWSMVSYVLQTRPIYEQHTSANLAEMLKETVQEWKLERPGTKITVTTDNARNIVSAVSESGLGPQIGCFAHTINLASQKATELNQISRLLGKVRRIVTFFHRSPTAAHILENKQEMLNIAKHKLIQDVTTRWNSSYDMLVRYLEQQAAVYSALTEKALKKKDISVLSDVEVRTAEEIIEVLKPLKTITALVCTEASPSASMILPLKATLLQSMEPNEGDSATVTQVKAAIRENLQQRYATSQDFLHRCTVLDPRFKTLAHVDDACRERIYNSLINEIVAIQEESEESTGAAASSSETGPAAANESSPPVKKSAMAELFGDLFKTQVGNKDTLQLVNEEVTKYKALPCIPADSDPLLWWKTSEYMYPLTAKLAKHYLAIPATSVPSERVFSTAGDIVTASRSSLTSDNVDKLIFLAKNMKLEKK comes from the exons ATGGATTTAAGGCCATATTCAGTTGTGGAAAATGCTGGATTCCGACACATGCTGAAGGTCATTGAACCCCGCTGTGAAGTTCCAACCCGGCCACACTTCAGCCAGAAAATTATACCCAGTCTTtatgaaaaaactaaatctgcCATCGTCCAAGAATTATCAAAGGCATGTGCGGTAGCGCTAACAACTGATGGGTGGACATCGAGAGCAAACGAGAGCTACTTAACTGTGACGGCGCATCACATTAACTCCGAGTGGAGCATGGTTAGCTACGTTCTGCAAACTCGTCCCATTTATGAGCAACATACAAGCGCAAACCTGGCAGAGATGCTAAAAGAAACTGTGCAGGAGTGGAAATTGGAGAGGCCAGGAACGAAAATTACAGTTACAACAGATAATGCCCGGAATATTGTCAGTGCAGTCAGCGAATCTGGTCTGGGTCCGCAGATCGGGTGTTTTGCGCACACAATTAATCTTGCTTCACAAAAAGCTACAGAACTCAACCAGATTTCGAGACTGCTTGGCAAAGTGAGACGCATCGTGACTTTCTTTCACCGAAGCCCCACAGCTGCGCACATTTTGGAGAACAAACAGGAGATGCTCAACATCGCAAAACACAAACTTATTCAGGACGTCACCACGAGATGGAACTCGAGTTATGACATGCTTGTCAGATACCTTGAGCAGCAGGCAGCGGTGTACTCAGCGCTGACCGAGAAGGCTCTGAAGAAGAAAGACATCAGCGTACTGTCTGACGTGGAGGTGAGGACGGCAGAGGAGATAATTGAGGTGCTAAAGCCACTAAAAACGATCACTGCTCTTGTATGCACTGAAGCTTCACCTTCAGCATCAATGATACTGCCCCTTAAAGCCACACTACTCCAATCCATGGAGCCAAATGAGGGAGATAGTGCAACAGTGACCCAGGTCAAGGCTGCCATCAgagaaaacctgcagcagaggtACGCCACTTCTCAGGACTTTTTACACAGATGCACAGTGCTGGACCCAAGGTTTAAGACACTTGCTCATGTGGATGATGCCTGTCGGGAAAGGATCTACAACAGCCTCATCAACGAGATTGTGGCCATTCAAGAAGAG agCGAAGAATCCACAGGGGCAGCTGCTTCATCCTCAGAGACAGGACCCGCAGCGGCAAATGAATCCTCACCTCCAGTCAAAAAATCCGCAATGGCTGAACTGTTTGGTGATCTCTTCAAGACACAGGTGGGAAACAAGGATACCTTGCAGCTGGTGAATGAGGAGGTTACCAAATACAAGGCACTGCCTTGTATACCAGCGGACTCTGATCCACTTTTGTGGTGGAAGACCAGTGAGTACATGTACCCCCTGACTGCCAAGCTGGCAAAGCACTACCTCGCCATACCTGCTACCTCCGTCCCTAGTGAGAGGGTATTTTCAACTGCAGGAGACATCGTCACTGCCAGCAGATCTTCTCTTACCAGTGACAATGTGGACAAGTTAATCTTTCTGGCAAAAAATATGaagcttgaaaaaaaataa
- the LOC121640268 gene encoding complement C1q-like protein 3 isoform X2, with amino-acid sequence MNSIILLSVLFFCGLTLAQNNAAETEVVSETQSCFPDMCKLLQELGAIKENLKAVETRLKESENQILELKSKGATKIAFSAGTGGNVAIGPFNTDTTVIFKNVITNVGNAYNQDTGIFAAPVPGIYYFTFFYHAGGSNRVSLILMKNNQRVVAAYDHQTNHDGADNGGNAVFLQLQQGDQVYVRLGANTHVWGHNEVTTFSGVLMNTL; translated from the exons ATGAATTCCATCATTTTattgtctgtgttgtttttctgtggcTTAACTTTGGCCCAGAACAATGCTGCTGAGACAGAAGTTGTCAGTGAAACACAGTCATGTTTTCCTGACATGTGTAAGCTCCTACAAGAGTTGGGTGCcattaaagaaaatctgaaagctGTGGAAACCAGACTGAAGGAGAGCGAAAACCAGATTCTTGAACTGAAGAGCAAAG GAGCAACCAAGATAGCATTTAGTGCTGGAACAGGTGGGAACGTAGCCATTGGACCCTTCAACACAGATACAACAGTGATCTTCAAAAACGTGATAACAAATGTAGGCAACGCTTACAATCAGGACACAG GTATCTTTGCTGCACCTGTCCCTGGCATCTACTACTTCACCTTCTTTTATCATGCTGGAGGATCAAATCGTGTGTCTCTGATCCTCATGAAGAACAACCAGCGTGTTGTAGCAGCCTATGACCACCAGACTAACCATGATGGGGCTGATAATGGAGGCAACGCAGTGTTCCTGCAGCTTCAGCAAGGGGACCAAGTGTATGTGCGCTTAGGTGCAAACACACATGTATGGGGGCACAATGAAGTCACCACCTTCAGTGGTGTTCTTATGAATACACTCTAA
- the LOC121640268 gene encoding complement C1q-like protein 3 isoform X1: MNSIILLSVLFFCGLTLAQNNAAETEVVSETQSCFPDMCKLLQELGAIKENLKAVETRLKESENQILELKSKGRRATKIAFSAGTGGNVAIGPFNTDTTVIFKNVITNVGNAYNQDTGIFAAPVPGIYYFTFFYHAGGSNRVSLILMKNNQRVVAAYDHQTNHDGADNGGNAVFLQLQQGDQVYVRLGANTHVWGHNEVTTFSGVLMNTL, translated from the exons ATGAATTCCATCATTTTattgtctgtgttgtttttctgtggcTTAACTTTGGCCCAGAACAATGCTGCTGAGACAGAAGTTGTCAGTGAAACACAGTCATGTTTTCCTGACATGTGTAAGCTCCTACAAGAGTTGGGTGCcattaaagaaaatctgaaagctGTGGAAACCAGACTGAAGGAGAGCGAAAACCAGATTCTTGAACTGAAGAGCAAAGGTAGaa GAGCAACCAAGATAGCATTTAGTGCTGGAACAGGTGGGAACGTAGCCATTGGACCCTTCAACACAGATACAACAGTGATCTTCAAAAACGTGATAACAAATGTAGGCAACGCTTACAATCAGGACACAG GTATCTTTGCTGCACCTGTCCCTGGCATCTACTACTTCACCTTCTTTTATCATGCTGGAGGATCAAATCGTGTGTCTCTGATCCTCATGAAGAACAACCAGCGTGTTGTAGCAGCCTATGACCACCAGACTAACCATGATGGGGCTGATAATGGAGGCAACGCAGTGTTCCTGCAGCTTCAGCAAGGGGACCAAGTGTATGTGCGCTTAGGTGCAAACACACATGTATGGGGGCACAATGAAGTCACCACCTTCAGTGGTGTTCTTATGAATACACTCTAA